TCGATAAAACCATTGATTGGCGTAATTCTTGGCTCGTCTCCTCTAATAACTTGTTTACGTTCAGTAATTGTAACATCAACTTCAGGGATACTAATTTTAATCAAGTTCATTCACGTCCTCTTTTATTATAAAGATAAATAATAGCATACATATGTAAGAAAAGCTACGTTCAAAGCCATATTTCATTTTATAATTCAAATATTATAGGTGTATCATATAAACTCTTCTTCCAAATCATATGATCACTTGATTCTCCCCAATAATCCTTTAGTACATAACTAGGCTCTCCAAACTTCTTCGTCCATATACTTTGCGCTTTTTTGTAGCCACTATCTAAACAGTATTCTGTTATTCCTCTGCTAAGTAACGTAAGAAACATTGTATGTAGTAGGAAACTCCCGATACCCTTTTTTTGATACTCCGGCAGTATAAAAACAGTTCCTATTTCATACAAATCCTTAAGTACACCGCCTGTACAACTATTAATCAATGTACTTGCTGGACCAACTTCGATTGTACCAATGATTTTATCGTTATTTGTATCTATTGCTAATAAAAAGTAACGTTTTTCTCCATTACTATCAAAATCATTTTTTAAATATTGCTTTTTCGTGTTAATTTCATTCTCTATGTCATCTGATAATTGTGATAAACCTTCGTCTTTAAAGGTATTCGTAATAACTATACGAAAAAATGAGTGAAGCTCCTCTAAATCATCCGAATTTGGTCTCCTAATTTCAACGTTATACATGTTTTAAATCTCCATTCTATGCAATTGTTAAAATAATACTTTATATAACCTATTCAACAATATTCTACAAAGCCCTGCATAGATCCAGCAGTATAGAAAGCTCAGTATAAATATTGATAAGATAATTTTTATATCCATAGTTGTATGAATAGTAGGACCAAGTACGGGAAAGCGAAAAATATCTAGAACAATCGTAATTCCTATAAGTAGACAAATCGCAGAAAAGGAAATTACCCAAATTCTTCTCTTGAATTGTATAAAGGAAAGCCCTAAGGCTATACCTAATAAGCCTGTAGTAAAGGGAAAAACAATTAGTTCACTTGGCTCAATAATAAATAATAGGAGGATAGTAAGGAGATAAGAAAGTACTCCATCACGAATAGAGTAGCAAATAGCCAAAAAAATTGGTAACGTCGCAAAAGGGCTAATAAATAACCCTATACCAGGAATTAAGTTACCTGCTGCTTGAAACATGGTGGCCAAAGCACTCATTAAAGCTGTAATGACTAGCTTATTTGCTAGGGATAATTTTCTTTTATGAACAAAGTCCCCATTATTCTCTATCATAAGTTGACACCAATAACGTACAAATCGATTCATCAAAATACCCCCTAAAGATATCTCATTCATCACTTTCTATCTTATTCATACACTAGTGGTTTATGAGCTGCTTTCTACTTGTAATGAGTTACTATACAATAAAGACTTTTAGGGGGAGAAATTGTACGTTTTAAAATAAAATGAATTCCTTGTATGATAAAACTGGGAGTGTATATCGTATTAAGGAATAATTTCAAAAATGGTACCTTTGTTAAAATCAGTTACTTTCATAGAACCGTAAACTCCTAAATATAACCTAGTTTGATCCAAACTTGTTCCTAAACTCATATAATAAGCTGCTTGCGTACCAAAATCATAATCAGTTTCAATAACATGAAAATCAGTGTGTTTACCATCTGTACCTGCTCTAGTATATGCTAATACACCTTTAACTGGCGGCCGAGACTTTTCTTTTCTAGCAAGGTCGGTAAACACAACGCTACCATTTAAATTCGGGATTGCAGTTCCCATATATGGTTGAACTCCTGTTAGAGAAGTCCCGCCAAACTTATCTGATCTCGGGTCTTTATGAAAATAACTAATGAGTGGCTGAATTCGCTTCACTGATGTTTCTATTGTTTCATTATAATAAGTCATTGTTCTTTCGTCTAAAGTAGGATTCTCTGTACAGTGCCTTATAAAAGAAGTAGGTAATTCTCCTTCCCATCCTCTCCAACCAAAATTAATAAATCTATCTTGATTGGAAGTGAGTCCTATTACATGCATTTGAACAATTTCGGTAACCGGTATTGGTTTATATTGAACAAATGAAAAAATAGACTCTACAATATCTTGCCCGACATTACCGGCGTATTTGATATATTGATTATAAAATCTTTGGAATGAAATACCGGTTATATTACGAACACCTTTCGCAATTAATGTAAGTGTTTCTTGTATAGATAGAGGAAGTTCATTAAAGCGTGTAACGACTGGAGGATTATTTATGAATGTATTTTTACTTACATCGATTTCAATAATTTTACCTGCTATTTCTAAATCATCTTGGCTTAAATTGAACGGATCATAACCCGAGCCACCATCTCCATTTGTAAAAACAAGTTTCCCCGTCTCTGGAGAAAAGTTTAAAGTATTTACTCCATTATGATTAAAAAATGGGCGTTTTATATTAAGTAATGTTCTACGTTTTTGAGGGTGACCGTTTGATTGTAAAATCCATTCTTCAATTGTATCGATATGATCATATTGCGTATCTCTATTTAGCCATTTTAAATTTAAAGTTTTCGGGTCACAAGGATTCGGTTTAAATTGTTCAGAAAGTGCACCTGGTCCTTGGGTTCCAGCGACGGAATAATGAAGATAAAATAAACCGTTTTGATAAAATTGTGGATGAAATGCTAGTCCAAGCAATCCTCGTTCATCATAACCACTACTAGAAACGCCTTCTTCAGATGTACCTAAATTTATAATTTGTTGACGAATATTTAAAAATGTTTTTATGACGCCATCTCCTATGTAGAAAACCTCTCCTAATTGCGTTGCGATAAATAGCCTTTCAGCCGATTCACCTGGAAGAATTGCTGTTTTTATTACTGTGGGTAAATTTATGTTATGAACAATGGGTCGTAAACGAACTTTAACTTTTGTCAATTAACTTTACACCCCTTTATATTCTTTTTAATAGAAGAATATGATTAGAGTAATCTTATTAGTATCAAATAAGTCGCATTCCTTTTTATTACAATTTTGTATATAATATAATTAAAAATAAATTAGGGGGCTACCTTATGACACTATTACTACAAATCATCTTACCACTTATAGTTGCACTATATTTATTTACCCTCTATCGTAATACAGCTATTGGAAAAGCCGCTTTTCTTTTAGCAATCATTATTGGAATTTATGGATTAGAGAACATTTTTCAACATGCTCATCTAACAGATCATGTTATTTATCCATATTGGGGCAGTTTAAAGGCAGTTATTATTGTTTTATCAGTCGTATTTCTATTTAAAAAAGGTGGTTTAACAGGAGAAAACTGATTTGTAATACTGTACATATTTTCTAGTTAAATTGCGTTCATTTTACAAAAGAAAATTTGTTTATGTAAAAACAAAAAGGAAGGTGTTACATATGTCCATAAATATTATCTCGATAGTATCTATAATAATTTGGATTGTGTTGATTACAGAACTAATAAAACCTTCAAAAGAACAAAGTGGACGAAAAATAGTAATGTTATTAACTGCTGGTTGCGCATCAACATTTATTTTAACAGTTTCATTTATTCAAAATATCTCGTTTTGGAATTGATAGTGATATAACTAATAAAAATATGTATACATAAAAAAGATTAGGACCGTACATATCTAATATGTATGGTCCTTTCGTTTGCTATTGGTTCAGTTATTAGTATGTAATCCTTTTACAATTTGAATTTCTTTTTAAGCTTCTTATATTTTCTATACGAACGTCTAACAATGTTTAACATAAAATACGGTATTTTAACAGGGAAAGGAAAGTTATAAATGAAAGGCAAATAAAATGTAAAATATGCCTTTTCTAAATCTTTCCACTTACTATCTTCTTTTGTTTTTAAGAAATCAGATACATCGACTACATATCCCCTTCCTTTTTCCATCATCACATTTTTCCCGTGAACATCACAGGGGGTTAATCCTTGTTCTCTTGCATACTCTAAAGCTTTATTGATATCAAGGATCACCTGCTTAGGAATTTTAATCCCTTTATGAACAGCATCGTATAAGGTAATTTCTTTTAAACGTTTCAATACTATGAAATTTTCTCCTTTATAAATAAGCTTTGAATAAGAAGGATGATTTCCGATTCTGCGGTATACTTCTGATTCTTTTTCAATTCCTTCTCCTTCTTGTGTATAAACTTTCACTACCCAATCTTTGTATTCTTTGTGCATGAATACTGCGGCATAATTACCTTTTCCTAAACACTTCCAAAGTCTAGGAATATCTTTAACTACTACAGGCTCGGATTCATCCTCGCTTCTTATGCTTACCTCTTTTAATAATTCATTCTTTATCAATCCCACAAAACAATTTATACTCATCATTTCCACTCCGGTTTTGCTAAAAGTGGGCCTGCCCACATTTTAACGAAAATATACACTAAGCGAATTTTAGCATAAAACGGGTCATCTTTCTTCTTAAAATAAAAAATGACTCGTTCTATTTGAACTGTTGAATACTTAATATGTATTCCGTTATTCATAGTCAACAACCGTGCAACATAAAAATATTTCTAACTATTTTCATTTTTCCAGAGGCAACTGTATAGAAAAAAACTTGCTATATATGAAGAATAGCAAGTTTTTTAATTGTTCAATTCTTGTTCCACTAACGTCTTTGCTAATACTTTTACTATTTTAATAGTCTTTTGTTTAATTCCCACAATGCTGTTTTGTTGCTATCCCATTTCAAACACTTTACTGCCTCCTCAAAGCATAACCATTTATAATGTAAGTGTTCTTTAGATAATGAGATGTGTTTGTTAGGTACTTTAACTCCAAAAGAAAATTCTTTTATTACATAAACTTCATCTCCCCAAAGGAATCCTCCAACTACATCCTCTACTGGTAGTGAAGACACAGAATCTAATTGTATATATGGACATTCTCTTGTAATACCAGCTTCTTCAAACGCTTCCCGTTTTGCTGATTCAATAGGAATCTCACCATCTTCTCCACCACCAGCTATTCCTTGCCAATAACCATAATCACTTCGGTTAAAAATCGCATATTGAATAGAATCGTCAGTTTTTATATAAGGAAATATTAATACTTGATATGGTGCTCTCATTACTTAACCTCCTCTCAAAAAAAGCTTTAAATAAATAGAAATAAAGAGCAAACATCACAATTCTACATTAATAATGCAAGTTTATGGTGTCGGCTCTTTATTTTTAAAGAATTTTATTTTTCATAAACAGTCTTACTCTTAACGGAGAAAAAACTGCTTATTTCCTTCGAATTTGCTTAGCGTGTTTTTTTCATACCCGATATTATTCAATTGCGCCTGTAACGTCATAATCATTTAAATCTAACTCAATTGGTTGTCCTAGCGCTAATTTAGCAAGTTCTGAACCTAAATATGGACCTGCAGTTAAACCTGAAGCACCTAATCCGTTCGCAACGAGAATGCCCTCAAAGTTAGGAAGTGGTCCAATAACAGGTAAAAATCCTGGCGTGAATGGTCTGAATCCAACTCTCGTTTCAAGCATGGTAGCATTTTCTAAGCCAGGTGCAACTGTTAATGCTTTATGGAATACTTCATGTAAACCACCAGCCGTAACACGATGATCGAAGCCAGTTTCATTTTCATGGGTAGCACCAATTACGACATGGCCATTATCAAATGTTAAAATGTATTGATCATTTGGCGGCATAACAACTGGCATATTTTCTGTTGCTGTATTTTCCATTTGCAGGTGAACAATTTGTCCTTTTTGGAACGTAACTAAAAAATTAATTCCTAATGGGTTTAAGATTTCGTTCGCCCATGCACCTGCCGTTACAATAACCTTTTCTGCTAAAATTGTTTCATCGTTTACTTTAACACCCGTAATATGATTACCTTCACGGACTAATACTGCATCGCCTTTTATAAAAGTTGCACCATGTTTTTTCGCAGCGCTTATTAATGCGTTGCGTAATAATCTTCCATTTACTCGTGCAGCACCACTAATATGAACACAACTATATTCTTCTGATAATGCTGGGAATAATTTTTTCGTTTCTTCAGCTGATAAACGCGTAATTTCACCAATCTCTGGTGCATCTTCACGACGCTTGTAAGCTCGCTCTTCCATTTGATCTAGTTTTTTCTCATCAATATGTAAACTAATTGCACCTACACGGTTATAACCTGTATCCGTTTCACCGTCTTCTTCTAATTGCTGAATTAACGAAGAATAGTAACGGGCACCGCCTTTAACGATTTTATACCATGCTTTATTACGACGTTGCGAAAGCCATGGACAGACAATACCTGCTGCTGCATCTGTTGCTTGACCTACTTGTTGACGATCCACGATAGTAACGTTTGCGCCAGCTTTAGCAAGATGGTAAGCAGTAGACGCTCCTAAAATACCAGCTCCAACTACAATATACGATTTCATTTCAAACACCTTTTCTCTTTTGCTAATTATTTAAATATAAGAACATACTTTAGTATACTGAAAGGAATCCTTTTTACAATGTGCCAAGCTCAATTAATTGTTGCATCATTGTGAATTACCTAGTTTTACTTTTTCTTTTTACGAAATAATTCAATTGTTTTATATCCTTGTGAAAGAACTTCGATCATTTTCTCAAGACGTTTTTCACGTGTTTTTTCTTGTTTTACAGAAAATAAATTACGTGCCCAATCTTTTTGATATCCAGGTGTTAAACTTTGATAAAACTTAAGTTCATTTGGATGATTTGCTAGCAATGCTTCGACATCTTGAATTCGATCTGCATAATCAGCTACACATTGGCTCATTGCAGGCGTTTTCGTCACTTTTTTCTTCTCGCGCTTTAAACCTACAACGGTAAAGATGTCATCCATACTTACCATTCGAGCAAATT
This genomic window from Bacillus anthracis str. Vollum contains:
- a CDS encoding PQQ-dependent sugar dehydrogenase — protein: MTKVKVRLRPIVHNINLPTVIKTAILPGESAERLFIATQLGEVFYIGDGVIKTFLNIRQQIINLGTSEEGVSSSGYDERGLLGLAFHPQFYQNGLFYLHYSVAGTQGPGALSEQFKPNPCDPKTLNLKWLNRDTQYDHIDTIEEWILQSNGHPQKRRTLLNIKRPFFNHNGVNTLNFSPETGKLVFTNGDGGSGYDPFNLSQDDLEIAGKIIEIDVSKNTFINNPPVVTRFNELPLSIQETLTLIAKGVRNITGISFQRFYNQYIKYAGNVGQDIVESIFSFVQYKPIPVTEIVQMHVIGLTSNQDRFINFGWRGWEGELPTSFIRHCTENPTLDERTMTYYNETIETSVKRIQPLISYFHKDPRSDKFGGTSLTGVQPYMGTAIPNLNGSVVFTDLARKEKSRPPVKGVLAYTRAGTDGKHTDFHVIETDYDFGTQAAYYMSLGTSLDQTRLYLGVYGSMKVTDFNKGTIFEIIP
- a CDS encoding GNAT family N-acetyltransferase, with the translated sequence MYNVEIRRPNSDDLEELHSFFRIVITNTFKDEGLSQLSDDIENEINTKKQYLKNDFDSNGEKRYFLLAIDTNNDKIIGTIEVGPASTLINSCTGGVLKDLYEIGTVFILPEYQKKGIGSFLLHTMFLTLLSRGITEYCLDSGYKKAQSIWTKKFGEPSYVLKDYWGESSDHMIWKKSLYDTPIIFEL
- a CDS encoding YdeI/OmpD-associated family protein — its product is MSIIDKLKLNKYTNMVVINEPSDYEVFTGKETVFSKEHDAIFIFVETLDEMVKQTNFIISNEELLIEKGYIFFAYPKKGNSRYSTFIHRDEMFPALNVGEDGYVGESEIKFARMVSMDDIFTVVGLKREKKKVTKTPAMSQCVADYADRIQDVEALLANHPNELKFYQSLTPGYQKDWARNLFSVKQEKTREKRLEKMIEVLSQGYKTIELFRKKKK
- a CDS encoding NUDIX hydrolase — translated: MRAPYQVLIFPYIKTDDSIQYAIFNRSDYGYWQGIAGGGEDGEIPIESAKREAFEEAGITRECPYIQLDSVSSLPVEDVVGGFLWGDEVYVIKEFSFGVKVPNKHISLSKEHLHYKWLCFEEAVKCLKWDSNKTALWELNKRLLK
- a CDS encoding serine/threonine protein kinase encodes the protein MMSINCFVGLIKNELLKEVSIRSEDESEPVVVKDIPRLWKCLGKGNYAAVFMHKEYKDWVVKVYTQEGEGIEKESEVYRRIGNHPSYSKLIYKGENFIVLKRLKEITLYDAVHKGIKIPKQVILDINKALEYAREQGLTPCDVHGKNVMMEKGRGYVVDVSDFLKTKEDSKWKDLEKAYFTFYLPFIYNFPFPVKIPYFMLNIVRRSYRKYKKLKKKFKL
- a CDS encoding NAD(P)/FAD-dependent oxidoreductase, coding for MKSYIVVGAGILGASTAYHLAKAGANVTIVDRQQVGQATDAAAGIVCPWLSQRRNKAWYKIVKGGARYYSSLIQQLEEDGETDTGYNRVGAISLHIDEKKLDQMEERAYKRREDAPEIGEITRLSAEETKKLFPALSEEYSCVHISGAARVNGRLLRNALISAAKKHGATFIKGDAVLVREGNHITGVKVNDETILAEKVIVTAGAWANEILNPLGINFLVTFQKGQIVHLQMENTATENMPVVMPPNDQYILTFDNGHVVIGATHENETGFDHRVTAGGLHEVFHKALTVAPGLENATMLETRVGFRPFTPGFLPVIGPLPNFEGILVANGLGASGLTAGPYLGSELAKLALGQPIELDLNDYDVTGAIE